GCATTGGCTGAAAAATGAATTACGCGATTGGGCAGAGGATCTTCTTTCTGAAAAGTCCCTTGCAGATACCGGAATTTTTAATAGCGATTTAATTCGTCAAAAATGGCATGCGCATCTTACCTCATCCCATGATTACTCGTTTCACTTATGGTCAGTATTAATGTTCCAGTCCTGGTATAGGAAATATATCTGATCATGTCTGGCATCACTGTTTCTACAGAGAAAGTTACTGATGAGTTGTTGGCAGAAGTGGCGGATTTATACGTTGTAGAACAATATAAAAAATCTTTATGGGCTTGGCAATTTTCCCATCGATTTGAGCGCGATGTTCTGGCAATCGTTGCGAGGGATAATGGTCGCGTTGTTGGTTTTAATGGCACTATGCCTATTAAAATTGTCGATGAGCATGACCAAAAGATAGATGCTATCTGGAGTTGTGATTTTATTGTTGCTCCCGATTATCGAGGAAAAGGTTTGGGAAAGGCCATTAAGGATGAAATGGCAAAAGCATTCACTATGCCTGTTATGTCTCTTGGCATTAGCGACAGTGCATTTCCGTTATTACTAAAAAAAGGATGGCGCGCACCTGTACGGCTCAATGTTTGGGATTTATTGCTGAGCCCTAAAACGGCGAAACAAGTAATTCTATTTGCATGGTCAACCTTGTGTCGTGCGGGCTTACTTATTGCTATCAACCGAGCGCAGAATAAATTTCTTGTCGAAGAATTAAGTTATCTTCCTTCGCGCAAGGTAATTGATTATTTATGGGCGTTGCATAGACAATATAAAAATACAGTAGAAGTCCTTAGGGATTATGATTATTTAATATGGCGATATGTTGATTGTCCGTTTCAGTGTTACCAATTTTTACATGTAGGTTCGAATCTTGATGGATCAAAGGCAATTATTATTTTTAGAATTTCTACTGGAAATAATATTGAAGTAGTGGATTTCATCGGATATGCGGATGCGGCATTAGTATCTTCTGTTGTTGCATTTTGGCTAAAAAAATATCCAGATACTACGGCAATCCATTGGAATACATCCTTATCAAAGCTGCATGCCGGACTGCTCGTTAATGGATTTGTGAAAAAGAGCTACGGATCGCGTTTCGCTACCCTTTCGGCTTATGGGCAAAATAATTGGGGATTGGTTGCCGGTGATTCAGACGGTGACTTTTTGCGGCTTGCAAAAGAGCAGTCGTATTTTTCCGCTATAAAAGATAGCAGCGAGGAAATTAATAAAGCTTTTATTGCACCGTCCAAACTAGATGGTGAGCTGATTTTTCATAGTCCTGAAGGATTCGATTATAAAAGAATATCCGAAGAAGCTTTCTATAGCATGGAGCTATTATGGGATGAGCTTATAGCCAAGAGTGATGCCAATCCATTATTTATGAGTTGGCAATGGATTGCGAGTTGGTGGCGGCAATGGGGAAATGCGTTGTCGTTGAAGTTTCATGTGTTGCTTGTTTTCGAGCAAGAAATAATTGTTGGCATTATCCCATTTTATCAATACAAAAAACGGTTTTTAAATAAGTACCAGATGATCGGAAATGCGTGGGGTCTTTCTCCTACTGTCCGCTCCGAATACACCTCTCCTATTTTTCTGCGTAATAAAGCTGATGTTTTATATAAAAGTTTGCATGCTTATATTAAAGCACAGGCTTTTAATTCATCGTTTATTTTTTCTGATATATTAAAAAATGCTATGCCCACACTGAGTTGTTGGGAGCATAGAATAGATGTTGGTTATAAAATCAGTGTGAACGGTGATTTTAATGATTATCTCTTGTCTTTGGGGCGAATGACTCGCCTGAAAGCATTTAATCGCCGCATGTATCTTATTGAGCATTATCCATCTGTTGAATTTCAGTGGCTAATTATTACTCGTGAATCACTCGATGACTTTTTTAACAATCTAAATTCTTTCCATTTGTTGCGATGGGGAAAGCCGTGTTTTGATAAGTTTGCTGTTAATTTTCATAAGAGCTTCCTTCTTGGGCCTATGGGGCCTAACGCATTGCTCTCTTATCTAAGAGTTGATGGAAAAATTGTGTCTGCCTCTTACAATATTAAGATACAGGATGTCATTTATAATATTCAGTCAGGCTACTTGGAGTTATTTGATAAAAAGGTATCACTAGGTACCTTGCATATGGGATGGTTAATTGAGGCGGCATTTAAAAATCATTCAGTGAATGCATTTGATTTCCTTGCCGGTTTTGGACGTGTAGAGGATTATAAAAAACATTATCAAGGAGATGCTATCCATTTCTATACTTTGCAGTATTTTTCTTCTTTCATGGTAAGAGCTTTATTTGGCGCACACTTTTTTTTGAAAAAACTAACCAAAAAAACTGCAAAATACATCAAGCAGGCTTGGAGGGCTAGGCGATGAATTTCAAAATATATTATTCCCGCGCTGGTTTTGGTTTAGTAAAAGATGCAAAAATCTTGCAGAATGCTTTGATGTTCTTGGGCTATGATGCGGAAATTATAGAGTTACCTACGGCTAAACATAGTTTTTTGGGGCGTATAACTGCTGCTATAGCAAGTTTTTCTAAGATTATAGGATTTTTATTTTTTTACCGGCGATTACAACGTTTCTTCTTGGGTAAGCCGGAGCATATCTCTATTCATCTGGAAAAGATATTTTATGGAAAGTTATTCTTGCATCGAAAGCAAATACTGATTCCCAATCAAGAATGGTTTGGCTCTGCCTTTTTTGAGTTGTTGAAGTATATTGATAATGTATGGGTTAAGACCCGATTTGCAGAAGGTATTTTTAAGGAATTTCGTCCCGCGGTGGACTATATTGGTTTTTGCTCTGTGATCGACAGTAATGTTATTTATAAAAAAAACGGCGATCATTTCTTTGCGCGAGTCGGTATGAGTCATTTCCGTGGTGCGGAGCGACTGGTAGATGTATGGCGGACTCATCCTGAGTGGCCGCTACTAAAAATGGTTATAGATTCATCGTGCCGGCCTGCAAACCCGCCGGCAAATGTAGAGTATCTTAATGTTTTTCCCCGAGTTGAAGACTATGTTGCGCTTGCAAGTTCTTCTCTATTTCATATTTATGCATCAGAAGTAGAGGGTTTTGGGCATTCAATTGTAGAAGCTATGGGTTATGGCGCCGTTGTATTGGTGACCGATGCTCCGCCAATGAATGAGGTTGCTGATACTGATTGTGCATTACTAATAGCTGCGACCTATTCCGGACAAAAATTATTTTCCCCTCGATTTTTAGTCAATTTATCTGCAATCGAAGACACTGTAGAAGCAGTAATGCGGATGGACGAAGAGCGAATTCAGCAGTTAATTGAGAATGCACGGCGGCGGCCTGATGTTTTAAAAGAGCGATTTTATAATAATCTGGCAATGACAATTAAAAAGCTTTAGGCTAACTGTTGGGCTGCGAGCACTATTTTCTTTATGGATAAAACTATGCTTATTTCAATCATTACGCCAACCTATAATCGCGAGGCATTTCTGCCTGCCGCTATTGAGAGTGTGCTTGCTCAAAGTTACAAAGAATTTGAATTAATCATCGTGGATGATGGTTCCACTGACAATAGTCGTGAACTCATTAATACTTACGCGGAAAAAGACTCGCGGGTTAAATATTTATATCAGGAAAATCAGCGTCAAAGTGTTGCGCGTAATTATGCCTTGTCTGTCGCCAAAGGCGATTTTATTTGCTTCCTGGATTCTGATAACTATTGGCCATCGGATAAGCTTGAAAAATCTATCGAGGCATTTGAGGCGTATCCAGATGCAGATATAGTCTATGGGGATTGCATTACTATCGATGAGCAAGGTAATGAGCTGCATCGACATAATATGCGTCGCTACTCAGGACGCATTGCTGCCTTATTGCTGAAGGATAATTTTATCAGCATGAATACTACTATGACGCGGCGTAAGTGTTTTAATGAGATGGGAGGTATGAGTGGAAAGCGCCGCGTAGCAGATGATTATGATTTATGGTTAAAGTTTTCAGCGCGCTACAGGTTTCAATATATCCCCGAGTTTCTCGCGTACTATCGGGTTATGGAGAACCAAATATCCAGTAATAAGAAGCTGCGCTTTGAGACAAATGAAAAAATTATTTTAGATTTTTTAGCCGAGTATCCTGATGCGGTTTCCAAGCAAGAGCGAGATGCTGGCTTGTCGGCGTTTTATATTCGCAAAGCTCGTCATTATGCGTCCAGTGACAAAACAGAAGCTTATGCAGCTATTCGCTCAGCATTGGTAATCAAACCATTGTCTATTGGTGCATGGCGTGCATTAGTAAAAGTTGTTCTTTCGTAAATATTTCGTACATAAAAAAACCCAGCATTGCTGGGTTTTTTTATGTCATTAAATCGCAAATATTACGACTTCAAGCGACGCGCACCGAACAGGCCAAGCAAGCCCATGCTCATTAACAGCAGGGTAGTTGGTTCTGGAACTGCAGTTACACGAACACCAATAATCAGGTCGTCATGGTTGTCGTCATCAGCAGCATTTGGGCCAGTATCATCAAGGAAAAGGATTGCATCATAAAAACCAGCATGTGAGGCATTTGCATTTGGACCTTGACCAGTAAAAGTGGCATTCAACGCAGCAGCAAAAGAATAGAAGCGGCCATTGATGACGCTTTGAACAGCACCTTCTGCATTAGATACTGAGATGGTGTTTGCAGGATTTACTGATGTTGCAGGAATATTACTGGTGAACAGGAAATCAAAAAGGCTGTCTTTGGCAACTGTAGTTGTGATTGTGCCCTTGTTGGATTTGCTCAGTGCGCTCTCCGCATCACCAGGAACTGAAAAAAGATTATTCCAAGTAGATTCTTGGCCAAGGAAATAATAAGTCACAAGAAGGTTGGCATTGGCCTTCAGACTTCCAGCAATGGTGTAAGAGCCGGGAGTGATGTAGCCAGGGGTTGTGAAGTTGTTGTTTGAATAAGCAGGAACATCTGCTGCGTATTGAGCGCTGCCGCTATCAACCACGGAGATTAGTCCTGCATTTGCACTTAAAGAGCCCAGAGCGATAAGCGCTGCAGCTGCGTATTTGATGAGTTTCATGAGGGTCGTCCTTTGTTTGGTACAAAATGAGTGATTTACAATTAGCCTAAGCTGACTAGTGGTAAGCGATAAGTGTGCCATTACTTAAAATTCATTTAAAAACATTGAGTTACGTATTTTTTGTGGCGCACTTAACCTTGTTGATGTAAATTTTTCCGACTTCCCTCTGACGTCATCATCTTGATATGGTTATTGGACTGGCTGCGGGTTTAGCGAGATAAATCGGCTATACAGGCCCTCTGTGTCAAATGTAGCAATTTCATATGTGTCTCCGACGGTGGCGCCTGTCAAAATAATCATATTAGTATTTGGGTTTGTGATGGTTTCTATGGTCCAGGTTTGTTTTTTTGAAGAGTAATAACGTATCTCATAGCCTCCAATATCCGTTAGAGCCATTAATTCACCATTTTCACGATGGGTCGGTTGAAGCCACTTAAGTGCAATGCTGGTTAATGGGCTACTACTTGATGATGAGTTACTGTTATCAACAGAAGAGAATGAACTTGCGACACTTGAGGAAAGACTGCTGTTGCTCGATGAGGTACCGGATGAGCTTGTATTGGTTGCGGTGAGCAATGTTTTAGTGATGAGAGCATTGGAAAAGTTTGATCCATTGCCCTTTGAATCGATTGCTCGGACCCTGTATGTGTAATAGGTGTTTGGTGTGAGTGCTATATCGGCAAATTCTAATTCTGCTGCTGTGGTAGTGCCTATGACAACGCCATCGCGACGAACTTCATAGTATGACAAGGCAACATCATCTGTTGATGCCTGCCATCCAATAAGCGCGCTGTTATACGAAACCGCTTGCAATAGAAGATTGTCTGGTGTGCTTGGGGGAAGATCCAACTGGACGCTTGGTTCAGGAGTTAATTCCTCTTCGGTAAATTCCAGTGCTGTACTGCTAGAGCGCGAAGAGCGCACATAGCTTGACAAGCTCGACGATGAACGTACCAGCGAAGCGCTGCTTTTCGCTATCGATGACGGGCTACTGGAAGAGCTACTGGATTGTGTGCTGGTTGCCGCTGATGATGAGGTGGCAGTTACAGGTGTGGAGCTTGGTTGGGTGATGGCTGTGCTGCTGTCTGTTGGGCTGTCGCTTTCGGGGCCACCACCGCCGCAGCCGGTGAGGATTATTGCCAGTGAGCTGACGAGCAGGAGCGAGTGAATAGGGTGTTTCTTGGAGCCAAATATCATTGTAACTACCTAAAAAAGCATGGAGTTTGCCGGAATAAGAGGAGGTGGTTGCTGTGCGGACGATCCTGCTGCGTGGCGACCTTATGGTGACGCATTACATTTAGCAGGATACCTGTGGTGCCACGGGCTTATGCCTTTATTTTTTTTCAATAAGCGATGGGGTCGAGCTGGATTGTGATATTTAGTTCTGCGATCGGTGTGCATTTCTATTCCATATTGTTATATGTGACTTGTCCTTGAGAATTCACTATTCACCGCTAAGATCGGCATCGCCAAAGGGTGGTGTGGCGATAATATTCATATCGTACTTTTTGATAAGGTCATAAAACGTCGGGCGTGTGATCCCCAGTAGTTTGGCGGCGGCGGAGATGTTGTTGTCGGTCATACTCAGGGCGCGCAATATGGCGCCTCGCTCCGCTTCCTGACGCACATGGCGCAGGTTGAGGGAGAGTTCGCCTGCTTCGGCCAACCCCAGGTCTTCCCGGGTGACATACTTGCCATCGGCCATGATGACGGCGCGTTTTACTTTGTTTTCCATCTCGCGGATGTTGCCGGGCCAGTTGTAGTTTTCGATGGCGGCAATGGCATCAGGGGTGAAGCCGGTGACATTTTGGCCGTGTTCTTTGGCGAATTTGAGTTTGAAGTGGCGTGCCAGCAGCACTTTGTCGCCCATCCGGTTGCGCAGGGGCGGGATATTCACTGTCATTTCGCAGATGCGATAAAACAGGTCTTCGCGGAAGCTCCCCTCGCGTACCATGGCCTCCAGATCCTTGTTGGTGGCGCAGATGACCCGGACATCCACCGGGATTTCGCTGCGGCCGCCCACTCGCTCTATCACCCGCTCCTGCAAAAAGCGCAGCAATTTGGCTTGCAGGTTGAGCGGCATATCGCCAATTTCATCGAGGAAGAGGGTGCCTTCATTGGCGGTTTCCACCTTGCCCAGCGTGGTTTTATTGGCGCCGGTGAAGGCGCCTTTTTCGTAGCCAAAGAGTTCGCTTTCAATGAGGTTTTCGGGCACGGCCGCGCAGTTGATGGCGACAAAACGCTTGCTCTTGCGCGGGCTGAGTTGATGGATAGCTCGCGCCAGTACTTCTTTGCCTGTGCCGCTTTCTCCCAGCAATGTGCAGGTGACGGTTGTTGGCGATATTTTTTCCAGTTGGCGACAAATTTTGAGTAACTGAGGATCGTTGGTGATGAGACCTTCCAGCGGTTCCTGTTGGGAGAGGTGCAAGCGGCGGTTGTAGTCTTCCAGTTCGAAGATGTGGAAGGCGCGCTGCACAATCAGGTCCAGGGTGTTTGGGTCTACCGGCTTTTGATAGAAATCATAGGCGCCCATGGCGACGGCGCGCAGGGCGTTGTCGCGGTCGGTTTTACCCGTCATTACAATAATTTTGGTGTTGGGCGAGAGGCGCAGTATGTCTTGTATGCACTTGAAGCCTTCATCGACACCGTCTTCATCCGGCGGGAGCCCAAGATCCTGGATGACAACCGCCGCTTCATGCTGGCGCATGGCGGCAATGGCGTCCTGGCGGTTGTCTGCAACAACCGTTTCGTATTGGTCAAAGTGCCAGCGCAATTGGCTTTGCAAGCCCGCGTCGTCTTCGACAATCAGCAGAATGGGTTTGGTGGCAGTTGTTTTGCTCATGCGGTCCCGTTAATCCTTGTTCAGTGGGAGAGTCATGGTGATGGTGGTGCCTTCGCCCGGTTCACTGGCAACATTGAGTGTGCCACCCAGTTCACTGATGTATTCGCGCGACAGGTAAACCCCGATCCCCATACCTTTGCCGGATTTGGTGGTTTCAAACGGTTTGAATAAGCGGTTGTGGATAAAATCCCAATCCATGCCTGAGCCATTGTCTTCAATAATCACCGTGGCCCAGTCGTTATTGACGCGCAGTGTAACATGAACCCGTCCGTCGTCCGGCGTGGCCTCCAGCGCATTTTTGATGAAGTTGGTGATGGTCATCACTAAACGCACCTGATCGGCGTTGAGGGTACGTTCGGTGGGCTCGATATCGGCGTTGAGCTTGGTGGTATTGCGCTGGCACTCGCTGACCGCTTGATTGACCACCTCCAGGATCGACAGGCGTTTGACCAGATCCGATTCATCGCGGCGCAGCTTTTTGAGCAGGTTGTTCATGCGGTCCACGGAGTTGCTGATGGTTTTAATAGCATCTTCAAAAAACGCGGGGTTGTCCTTGTGCTTCTCGGCGTTGCGTACCACCAGCGCCTGTTGGGCGATGAGGTTGTTCAGGTCGTGGATAATAAAGGCGACGAGTTTGTTGTAGGTATCAAACTGGCGGCCTTCAACGAGTTGTTCAGCTTGTTGGTGGCGTTTGAGATAGCTGCCAATTTGTCGCCCCATGGTTTTGAGCAGGTCCAGATCTTCCCAGGTGAGGCTTTGGTCGCCTGCCGGTTTGGTGAGTGCCATAAAGCCAACCAGCTCCTCGCCCACAATCAGTGGAAACAGCAGCCAGAGGTTGGGAATATTGTGCGCCCAATGTGGCAGCAACTCATTGTGCTGGCTAAGGGCTTTGTTGTCGCCACTGTCGGGGATGAATACCCATTCGGCATCGATAAAGGCGCGACAAAAAGGGCTGTTTACCGGCTCTTCTTGCAGGGTTACGTGGTTGGGGAGGTTGGTGCGATAGACCGGCTCGTAAAACCCCTGTTTGATCAGCCAAATGGCGCCACCGGGCGCTTTGGTGGTGGAGGCGACGGCGTAGAAGGCGCGCTGGTTGACTTCACTGGCCTCGGCGGGCTGGGCCAGATAATTAATCAGCCGCAGCCACTCATTGCGATAGTCGTATTTGTAGCGAAACAGGTGTTTGTTGATCAGTACCGATAGCTTCATGCGGATACGGCTGGAAATAAAGACCGTCGCAATCAGCAGGACAGCACCAACTAATAACAAACTGTAGAAAACCGTTCCCCAATTACCGCCGTATAAACGGACATAGTAACCACCGAGTGACAGCACCGTGATCAAAATGCCGACTCCTACCAGCGAGGTGGTGTAAAAGGCGATAGGGCGCGACAAATTAAAGTTGGCCGGGCGATCACTGCGCTGCAGCAGCAAAATGCCGCCCAGTGCCATAAACAGGCAGGTGGCGA
The nucleotide sequence above comes from Cellvibrio sp. PSBB023. Encoded proteins:
- the prsK gene encoding XrtA/PEP-CTERM system histidine kinase PrsK is translated as MEYNSVTFVAYFSAAVVAALLTGTYLFQLLRGQKTWIFLWAALLHTIHLGVIALSFSGYKIPLYLLIIFEYLHFNAWVFCIWLCLRHNSHRRQLPASLQLLFSGGWPITALAIVMLFIPNMNQAGLSVWFALGLAVIALVSVEQLYRFAAENDRQIKLLCMNLAAIFLYDIYLFTHALIFKGLDPMLWQSRAAVSLATCLFMALGGILLLQRSDRPANFNLSRPIAFYTTSLVGVGILITVLSLGGYYVRLYGGNWGTVFYSLLLVGAVLLIATVFISSRIRMKLSVLINKHLFRYKYDYRNEWLRLINYLAQPAEASEVNQRAFYAVASTTKAPGGAIWLIKQGFYEPVYRTNLPNHVTLQEEPVNSPFCRAFIDAEWVFIPDSGDNKALSQHNELLPHWAHNIPNLWLLFPLIVGEELVGFMALTKPAGDQSLTWEDLDLLKTMGRQIGSYLKRHQQAEQLVEGRQFDTYNKLVAFIIHDLNNLIAQQALVVRNAEKHKDNPAFFEDAIKTISNSVDRMNNLLKKLRRDESDLVKRLSILEVVNQAVSECQRNTTKLNADIEPTERTLNADQVRLVMTITNFIKNALEATPDDGRVHVTLRVNNDWATVIIEDNGSGMDWDFIHNRLFKPFETTKSGKGMGIGVYLSREYISELGGTLNVASEPGEGTTITMTLPLNKD
- a CDS encoding glycosyltransferase, which codes for MNFKIYYSRAGFGLVKDAKILQNALMFLGYDAEIIELPTAKHSFLGRITAAIASFSKIIGFLFFYRRLQRFFLGKPEHISIHLEKIFYGKLFLHRKQILIPNQEWFGSAFFELLKYIDNVWVKTRFAEGIFKEFRPAVDYIGFCSVIDSNVIYKKNGDHFFARVGMSHFRGAERLVDVWRTHPEWPLLKMVIDSSCRPANPPANVEYLNVFPRVEDYVALASSSLFHIYASEVEGFGHSIVEAMGYGAVVLVTDAPPMNEVADTDCALLIAATYSGQKLFSPRFLVNLSAIEDTVEAVMRMDEERIQQLIENARRRPDVLKERFYNNLAMTIKKL
- a CDS encoding GNAT family N-acetyltransferase encodes the protein MSGITVSTEKVTDELLAEVADLYVVEQYKKSLWAWQFSHRFERDVLAIVARDNGRVVGFNGTMPIKIVDEHDQKIDAIWSCDFIVAPDYRGKGLGKAIKDEMAKAFTMPVMSLGISDSAFPLLLKKGWRAPVRLNVWDLLLSPKTAKQVILFAWSTLCRAGLLIAINRAQNKFLVEELSYLPSRKVIDYLWALHRQYKNTVEVLRDYDYLIWRYVDCPFQCYQFLHVGSNLDGSKAIIIFRISTGNNIEVVDFIGYADAALVSSVVAFWLKKYPDTTAIHWNTSLSKLHAGLLVNGFVKKSYGSRFATLSAYGQNNWGLVAGDSDGDFLRLAKEQSYFSAIKDSSEEINKAFIAPSKLDGELIFHSPEGFDYKRISEEAFYSMELLWDELIAKSDANPLFMSWQWIASWWRQWGNALSLKFHVLLVFEQEIIVGIIPFYQYKKRFLNKYQMIGNAWGLSPTVRSEYTSPIFLRNKADVLYKSLHAYIKAQAFNSSFIFSDILKNAMPTLSCWEHRIDVGYKISVNGDFNDYLLSLGRMTRLKAFNRRMYLIEHYPSVEFQWLIITRESLDDFFNNLNSFHLLRWGKPCFDKFAVNFHKSFLLGPMGPNALLSYLRVDGKIVSASYNIKIQDVIYNIQSGYLELFDKKVSLGTLHMGWLIEAAFKNHSVNAFDFLAGFGRVEDYKKHYQGDAIHFYTLQYFSSFMVRALFGAHFFLKKLTKKTAKYIKQAWRARR
- a CDS encoding PEP-CTERM sorting domain-containing protein is translated as MKLIKYAAAALIALGSLSANAGLISVVDSGSAQYAADVPAYSNNNFTTPGYITPGSYTIAGSLKANANLLVTYYFLGQESTWNNLFSVPGDAESALSKSNKGTITTTVAKDSLFDFLFTSNIPATSVNPANTISVSNAEGAVQSVINGRFYSFAAALNATFTGQGPNANASHAGFYDAILFLDDTGPNAADDDNHDDLIIGVRVTAVPEPTTLLLMSMGLLGLFGARRLKS
- a CDS encoding glycosyltransferase, with protein sequence MLISIITPTYNREAFLPAAIESVLAQSYKEFELIIVDDGSTDNSRELINTYAEKDSRVKYLYQENQRQSVARNYALSVAKGDFICFLDSDNYWPSDKLEKSIEAFEAYPDADIVYGDCITIDEQGNELHRHNMRRYSGRIAALLLKDNFISMNTTMTRRKCFNEMGGMSGKRRVADDYDLWLKFSARYRFQYIPEFLAYYRVMENQISSNKKLRFETNEKIILDFLAEYPDAVSKQERDAGLSAFYIRKARHYASSDKTEAYAAIRSALVIKPLSIGAWRALVKVVLS
- the prsR gene encoding PEP-CTERM-box response regulator transcription factor, producing the protein MSKTTATKPILLIVEDDAGLQSQLRWHFDQYETVVADNRQDAIAAMRQHEAAVVIQDLGLPPDEDGVDEGFKCIQDILRLSPNTKIIVMTGKTDRDNALRAVAMGAYDFYQKPVDPNTLDLIVQRAFHIFELEDYNRRLHLSQQEPLEGLITNDPQLLKICRQLEKISPTTVTCTLLGESGTGKEVLARAIHQLSPRKSKRFVAINCAAVPENLIESELFGYEKGAFTGANKTTLGKVETANEGTLFLDEIGDMPLNLQAKLLRFLQERVIERVGGRSEIPVDVRVICATNKDLEAMVREGSFREDLFYRICEMTVNIPPLRNRMGDKVLLARHFKLKFAKEHGQNVTGFTPDAIAAIENYNWPGNIREMENKVKRAVIMADGKYVTREDLGLAEAGELSLNLRHVRQEAERGAILRALSMTDNNISAAAKLLGITRPTFYDLIKKYDMNIIATPPFGDADLSGE
- a CDS encoding fibronectin type III domain-containing protein encodes the protein MIFGSKKHPIHSLLLVSSLAIILTGCGGGGPESDSPTDSSTAITQPSSTPVTATSSSAATSTQSSSSSSSPSSIAKSSASLVRSSSSLSSYVRSSRSSSTALEFTEEELTPEPSVQLDLPPSTPDNLLLQAVSYNSALIGWQASTDDVALSYYEVRRDGVVIGTTTAAELEFADIALTPNTYYTYRVRAIDSKGNGSNFSNALITKTLLTATNTSSSGTSSSNSSLSSSVASSFSSVDNSNSSSSSSPLTSIALKWLQPTHRENGELMALTDIGGYEIRYYSSKKQTWTIETITNPNTNMIILTGATVGDTYEIATFDTEGLYSRFISLNPQPVQ